The genomic DNA GTATATAATAATGCGGTTCGCTGAGATTTGGATTTTTTACAACGCTCATATGACCCAAACTCTCGTAGTCGCTAATAAATTCAACGTATTGTTCTTTCAATTGTGGTGATTTGGCTAATCGACGTTCTTGTGCATTAAATCGTCTCAATGCTGTAGTATATGACTCGCACAAACATGTCGGATCATCCTTGAAAGGTAATTTGACAACTATTCTGCCGCAAGGTCTTTTTGACACAGTTGAATTGTATATGTGTTCGCAACTCTGTTGTTCACGAGTCCAAGCCTCTGGTATGGTAGGGATTTCTTCCAATTTCCACAACTTTTCCAATTTGGCATTTAAAGATTCAttggctaaaaataaacaagatggtTTGGATATGTTGTTACTGCCCATCGTATAGCGTCCCGAAACAATCCAGCCTGAGAGGGTTTTTTGCAAGATGGGTCCAAGATTGATTTGACCTACAGATAGAAGACTGAAGAACGTTTCTGTGCCCAGacatgtcgattttctttggtatataaaatttatcatCAGCGAGCGCTATATTGTGTTCAGAATCTGGTTGATAAGCAATGTGCGATGTAATGCAAAAAGTCGATGGATGTTCGAAACCAGTGACTTGCGACTTGATATTAGTTgaggttttgaatttaatatttgtcgacgatgaaccgatgctttgtatttgtatgttttgcttatttcttggcagaagcaacttttgcgaaaaatcaTCTGTGATAAAATGTACCTGTGAACAGGAATCTAGCAGTGCTGTACCCAATCTGTAGCTCCCCGATGCATCACGAACGAAAATTTTTGCTGTTACATGGATGACGTTATCCAACGATGAATTATTCTTGTGTGTATGCGCGACTGCCTCTTGTGTTGTAAATACCTGAGTAGGTGTTTGTTGGTCTGAAGTAGAAACGCGGTGGAGTAAACTGTGGTGTTGTCGTGCACAAACCTTGCACCTGTGTGATGATGGACAATTGGCTACTCTATGTCCCTTTGATATGCAATTGATCCAAAGTCCAATTTTCTTTGCATGGTCGAAACGTTGAGTAATATTTCGTGACTTAAAGTGTTCGCAATTTAAAACCTTATGGTTGTTACTGGAACAGAAATTACAGTATGTTGGAGCAGGAAAATGTATAGTTTCGTGGTTGATTCCTTAATTTCGAAGAGGAGTATTTGTTAGAACCTTGGCAGTGTCTTTTCAAAACTGCGATGCAATTCTCCCATGACGGCAGCGTTCTGAAATCTAGCGACTCCTTCCACTTTTTGTTGGTCTGTTCATCAGacttctgcaaaattaaataaataagcatAGCTTGCGATATTTGTCTTGACCTTGGAAACAATTTCgcaaataaatcaattatttgcttgaacGAGGTGATAAAATTAAGTGGTGATAGTTTTGAACTTGATTGTACCACGCAAGTTGTGTCTGAAAGTGAAACGTTGTTATCTTCTGCCAGTTCCGATTAAATAACCAATTTAGTTGTGATGTAAAGTTCTTCCGGGTCAGCACGTCCACTATCATCAGCATCCAATCTTTCGATGTCAGTTTGAATTGAGTGAATCTGCTTAAAATAGGACTCCAGGATGCCCAAACGGCATTTGTATTCCGCAGCTAAAAGAGCCTTTCCACCTGGTCGCAAGCTAGCGtcgacgatatttttaatgcgcgtaatatttttcttggtgcTGGCGCGTTGTCTTAGCTCATCCAAAGACATTGCAGAACAGGATCTTGTATGTGCTTTATAgaggcttcaaaattattttaaataacaatacttcTACTTCTAGTGAGTAGTTAAGCAATAAGAGATTAGTTAATTTTACCGCAAAAAACGTATCAAACCAAGTTATACTTGTACTTATGTATGGGTATGCAACGATCATACAAATATGAGCTGCAGGCAGCTGTAATTCCAATGGTAACGATGCGTCAAAAAatgtagggctacaaagctttttttgtagcagcgtaaatatcgaaaaagcgaaatatttaagcgaagttgtaataacgataaaatacaaacggccgagtaatgatgctatgtgtggttagttattagactaactttatttgcaaaattcttctccttaaataatattctaagcaatattgcaataccgttcaatacataatttccgctaagtacatagtttcgttttctattagtgcatatataagtatgtaagttatataaatttaacagttcataaaaggagaataacccaagtacGTACTTTACtttattgctccttcgtatacttgtataatgtagttattaacaaaagagaaatataaaaaaatgggaacgcagcattgcaagaggctgcttacatataaagcttagtacatgttaaatgggactagctaatgtgcacaaacaaatattcatgtaaTTGCGTTTACGAAAACATAGCTGcagcataagtgtacaaagcaagcgcaagcaagcaataaatatgtaattatgtacacaatgcaaatacaattattaactgcattgaggttttttttttttttttttttttttttatagtagggggaagcatcgaaagccgaagtgcggaactttaatccgctaaacctaacctactcccaacccaaatctctcccacggaaccactggacaaagtattacttcatgggagagaagaagacatttaagtctcctctacggtacggactaactgactcctaatctgttgtaagtgTCTCAATCTTGTCATTATCACagctgacgcttcgctgactgctttccatttaatagaggactcacacataagtgctgtcaaattttccaccgAGAAACTACCGCCAAGTGTGGTTTTCAGATTTTCTCTGATACTGGAGAACCGAGGGCAATGGTAAAaaacatgttcagagtcttcaatacattctgtacacgtcggacagtacggactgtagtcatgacgaaatttgtaaaggtagcttctaaagcacccatgtccacttagcatttgggtcaggtggaaatccaggtccccatgctgtctatctatccacggtctgatgtctggtatcagtctgtgagtccaccgtcctttggatgaggtttgccaccgttgctgccacagcgtaatgctcttggttctttcctctctttttgttgctgtagagATATCGGATAGCTGGTATAAGCGCGCGAATTCATTTCCTTGGATGTCGATGGGCACCATACTGGCTAATACTTCCGCAGCGTCGGTTGATacggttcggaaagcacttatcacgcgtattgcagaaagcctatgcactGTGATTATTGGTTtagcatatgattttgtgtctagcgcctggatccatattggagCCGCATACAGTATAACGGATCTCATTGCCTTAGCTATTAGAAGTCGTCGGCTGGAACGCACACAGCctctatttgccatcattctagataaagaattatagattttatttgctttactcGTCGTGTTTTCCAAGTGCTCTTTAAATTTTAGCCTTGAGTCCAATATAACGCCAAGATACTTTAGCTGTGGCTGTGAAGTTATCTGACATTCTCCTATGGTGAGCGatagtttttcttcaattttcctgGAGCTAATGAGCAAGACCTCTGTTTTCTGCTCAGCCAACTCTAGACTCATGGTTGCGAACCACCGTCGTATACCATTTATGCAATCATTGCATTTGACACGGAGGTCATCTAGATGTTTCgctactgctaccactatgaggtCATCCGCATAGGCAATTAGCTTCAcggattgttgttgatgtagtcGTAGCACCCCGTCGTACATCAGGTTCCAAAGAAGGGGGCCTAAGACCAAACTGCATTGAGgtgaatgacttctaatgcttgcccctTGAATATTGggcaaataagtagagaacaagaaatagcaaaaatatatagaacatatgaccgtataatgcagTGGTTCccaatcggtgacccaacagaaatgtttctataacatttaggcaaagatataaaaaaattgcctagttaaaaataaaaatttacttccaAGATTGGTACATGATGTTTAATTGTTCGTGTAAAGTTTGATCCCCATAaatcaattagtgtgtgtttggcagctgtttgtttacgatgtGTTTGTTTGTTATGTTGACAATATTGCAGAATTGTTTTGGGGaacacgaacacaagtatttaagTGGCACAACGGATTCAGTACagatcgtgaagtcatcgaaaagtTTCCTCGTGCGAGTCGTTCATCTACATCTGTTAaagacgataacatcgaaaaatttaaagaaacagtgcttgaaaatcgtcggatctcaacatctcttatggattaACTCAACACAATTTGGTTAATGTTCCTCGCTCTATCCAAATGCAATTATGGCAGATTGTCTTATTCTCTATTATCTCTTATATGTGTACGTAATTTGATGTTTTGGTTATCATATTGACATAATTTAGTTATCATGTCTGTTTACAGCCTGTTAGAGGAAGAGGTTACTTATTTGTTACCCATAATAAAAATACCGCTGACCCAAATTTCTGTATTATTGTTTTGGTTAGCAGTTTGATACCTTTAACATATAAACATGTTAGCACATTTCCACTACTTTTTTATctgtaaaaagtatttttggagaacaaTTTACAATACCTTCCCGGAATCCGGGGTTAAAATAGGTATGGATGGATAGAGGAGGTTCTCCAAgttaagaatatatgtatatgaatatagcTAATTTACATATTAGCATTTAATGTTCATAAATTCAACAAATgtaaaataagttattttttaatcataattaaagtttttcttaAATTCGTCTTATTGACACAATACAAAAAGGTAGCATCTAAACTATGAATAGGTATTAACATATCTAGATATTTTTCAAAcgaaagaaatattttgaaaaagaaagaTGACGTAAAGATATACCCTGGTCGGTTCAACATCGGTATGTTCTTAGTCCTTCGGCTTAGAACTCTTTTTTGCTctggcggccttcggcagcGCTTCAAAACCTTGGCCGATCCAACACCAGAATTTTATCAATAAAAGGGAAATATTGAAAGATTTCGCATTACTCATTACACGATTATTGATTCTGTATAATCTCTTttttttatgtacttatattatgTTCACGCAAAGTTTGTTACACCTAGAAGGCAACGTctgagaccatataaagtatactcggatacatacatatgtatataaaaatttaaaaaaaattaactatcgCGCAGTGcacttgaaattaatttaaaaatttctaactcactaaaataaaacgaatgatatcaaaggttatttccacttcaatgtgcgttaaaattgtaattgtaacGAAATTCAGTGCATGCACACGCATTTTCCAAACACAATTAAAAGCGGAAAAAATCGCAACCACAAATCCGTCGTTCCATTGCGCTTGGAGTTGTTGTAGTCGCAAATGTTGTGCTTTTCTGCACCTCTTCTCCCTCCCAACGGTataaattttatccatttatGTCTACGGCAACACAGGGcaacaaaaaagaaacacaCACTTTTTTATTAGCGTAAtggtatatagatatgtatactaGTAATAGAATTGCTGTGGCTATATTATACATGAAATACTATTACCTACAATAAACTATTTAATACAGTGAAATTATTGTTTACGAATAAAGGCAAAAACGTTATTTTCagtataggttaggttaggttaggaggtcgatcctaagaaggatctcacttggacagcttaaatcGCCGGTCCGCTGTGATACctaaaaactcctataatctggatcaaaagacccttacaagtcgaccaaacgctttgtgcctataacgaacttgttaagacggccaatattcATTTCGGCTAAGTATAGAGGTCCGCCGTAAGTGTGATTgtcgagatatttcaatctcagcctagcgaaagccggacagtggaggagaaagtgccgggatgtttccacctcgccctcctccatacaacgttgacaactagcatcgggtagtactctaagccgtacctgcgatccactcttggcccgaaggatctcgcggtcgcacagtaGTTTATCGTCGACCAGGTGCtaatggagatccaact from Bactrocera oleae isolate idBacOlea1 chromosome 3, idBacOlea1, whole genome shotgun sequence includes the following:
- the LOC138856104 gene encoding uncharacterized protein, encoding MSLDELRQRASTKKNITRIKNIVDASLRPGGKALLAAEYKCRLGILESYFKQIHSIQTDIERLDADDSGRADPEELYITTKLSRNITQRFDHAKKIGLWINCISKGHRVANCPSSHRCKVCARQHHSLLHRVSTSDQQTPTQVFTTQEAVAHTHKNNSSLDNVIHVTAKIFVRDASGSYRLGTALLDSCSQVHFITDDFSQKLLLPRNKQNIQIQSIGSSSTNIKFKTSTNIKSQVTGFEHPSTFCITSHIAYQPDSEHNIALADDKFYIPKKIDMSGHRNVLQSSICWIVSGRYTMGSNNISKPSCLFLANESLNAKLEKLWKLEEIPTIPEAWTREQQSCEHIYNSTVSKRPCGRIVVKLPFKDDPTCLCESYTTALRRFNAQERRLAKSPQLKEQYVEFISDYESLGHMSVVKNPNLSEPHYYIPHHCVLKPTSTTTKLRVVFDASCQTTSQNSLNDIQMVFSHCRHSQDVSPSINARRLSKVPVYSVEEYTN